In the genome of Pseudomonas sp. P5_109, one region contains:
- a CDS encoding nitrate reductase cytochrome c-type subunit: MNYRSLPLLAALLVWLPVAFAADPGYPLDAPAPDGRRVGGTLTQELPAPPIAEDENKDLKRERNYPEQPPTIPHSIRGYAIDKNSNKCLSCHSRANSARTQAPMISITHYMDRDGQALAAVSPRRYFCNQCHVPQKDVKPLVSNSFKNIDQVLQDEINRQPKP; encoded by the coding sequence ATGAATTATCGTTCGCTGCCCCTGCTTGCTGCTCTGCTGGTCTGGTTGCCCGTAGCGTTTGCGGCAGACCCTGGTTACCCACTGGATGCGCCAGCGCCGGACGGGCGGCGAGTCGGCGGGACCCTGACCCAGGAGCTGCCGGCACCGCCCATCGCGGAAGACGAGAACAAGGACCTCAAGCGTGAGCGCAATTACCCCGAGCAACCGCCCACTATTCCCCACAGCATTCGCGGCTATGCCATCGACAAGAACAGCAACAAGTGCCTGTCCTGTCACAGTCGCGCCAACAGTGCGCGTACCCAGGCGCCGATGATCAGCATCACTCACTACATGGACCGTGACGGCCAGGCATTGGCGGCGGTGTCGCCGCGCCGATATTTCTGCAACCAGTGTCACGTGCCGCAAAAGGATGTGAAGCCACTGGTGAGCAACAGCTTCAAGAACATCGACCAGGTCTTGCAAGACGAAATCAACCGCCAGCCGAAACCTTGA
- a CDS encoding cytochrome c3 family protein — MKSLLALLKDYWGVLRRPSVHYSLGFLTLGGFIAGVIFWGGFNTALEATNTEKFCTSCHEMRDNVYVELQETIHYTNRSGVRATCPDCHVPHEWTHKIARKMQASKEVWGKLFGTISTRDKFLDMRRELAEHEWARLKANDSRECRNCHNFEFMDFTRQGKRAASMHSTSLASGQATCIDCHKGIAHKLPDMSGVKGW, encoded by the coding sequence ATGAAATCTTTGCTTGCCTTGCTCAAGGATTATTGGGGTGTGCTGCGTCGGCCCAGCGTGCATTACAGCCTGGGCTTCCTGACCCTCGGCGGGTTTATCGCCGGGGTGATTTTCTGGGGCGGGTTCAACACCGCGCTGGAAGCGACCAACACCGAGAAGTTCTGCACGTCCTGCCATGAAATGCGCGACAACGTTTATGTCGAGTTGCAGGAAACCATTCACTACACCAACCGCTCGGGCGTGCGCGCCACATGCCCCGACTGTCACGTACCCCACGAGTGGACGCACAAAATCGCCCGCAAGATGCAGGCTTCCAAGGAGGTCTGGGGCAAGTTGTTCGGCACTATCAGTACCCGGGACAAGTTTCTGGACATGCGTCGGGAGCTGGCCGAACACGAGTGGGCACGGCTCAAGGCAAACGATTCCCGGGAGTGCCGCAACTGCCATAACTTCGAGTTCATGGACTTCACACGCCAGGGCAAACGCGCTGCCAGCATGCACTCCACATCATTGGCCAGTGGCCAGGCGACCTGTATTGACTGCCATAAAGGCATTGCCCACAAACTGCCCGACATGAGCGGCGTGAAAGGCTGGTAG